The Salinibaculum sp. SYNS191 genome has a window encoding:
- a CDS encoding inorganic phosphate transporter gives MSVAVTGAVFWVLVALATVTSLLTAWALGANSNSPPFAPAIGANAISTMKAAFLIGILAALGALTQGGSISETVGSGLIANQPITSLGATAGLLTATGFMAFGVYSGYPVPAAFATTGAMIGVGLSLGGDPVFDTYRRIGTFWVLVPPVSGGLAYLTATILRRDDIPETVGVPLLAAVVGGIIANVQLSVIPAPAGEQQGTLAGLPRLFLDSGPLTAVGAGVVTVVVAAASFQFIRRRTQDSVDRGIKTFLVLLGSVVAFSSGGSQVGLATGPLENLYQVELGLPGVLLLGLGAVGILGGAWMGAPRLLQATSREYAQLGVRRSIAALVPGFIIAQAAITLGIPISFNNIIISGVIGGGLAGGSAGVSRRKIGVTLAFWLVTLVSSIALGFGLYRAFATLLGV, from the coding sequence ATGAGCGTCGCCGTCACCGGAGCGGTGTTCTGGGTGCTGGTCGCGCTCGCCACCGTCACCAGCCTCCTGACGGCCTGGGCGCTGGGCGCGAACAGCAACTCCCCGCCCTTTGCCCCCGCAATCGGCGCGAACGCCATCTCCACGATGAAGGCCGCCTTCCTCATCGGCATCCTCGCCGCGCTGGGAGCGCTCACCCAGGGCGGCAGCATCTCCGAGACCGTCGGGTCCGGTCTCATCGCGAACCAGCCCATCACGTCGCTGGGCGCGACCGCCGGCCTGCTGACGGCCACCGGGTTCATGGCCTTCGGCGTCTACTCCGGCTACCCCGTTCCAGCGGCCTTCGCCACCACCGGCGCGATGATAGGCGTCGGCCTCTCGCTGGGCGGGGACCCCGTCTTCGACACCTACCGGCGCATCGGAACGTTCTGGGTGCTCGTCCCGCCAGTCTCCGGCGGCCTGGCCTACCTCACCGCGACAATCCTCCGGCGGGACGACATCCCCGAGACGGTCGGCGTTCCGCTGCTGGCGGCCGTCGTGGGCGGCATCATCGCCAACGTCCAGCTATCAGTCATTCCCGCCCCCGCTGGCGAACAGCAGGGGACGCTGGCCGGCCTCCCCAGACTGTTCCTCGACTCCGGGCCGCTCACCGCCGTCGGGGCCGGCGTCGTCACAGTCGTCGTCGCGGCGGCGAGTTTCCAGTTCATCCGCCGGCGGACCCAGGACTCGGTCGACCGGGGCATCAAGACGTTCCTCGTCCTGCTGGGCAGCGTCGTCGCCTTCTCCAGCGGCGGCAGCCAGGTCGGCCTGGCGACCGGGCCGCTGGAGAATCTCTACCAGGTCGAACTCGGCCTGCCGGGCGTTCTCCTGCTCGGACTCGGCGCGGTGGGCATCCTCGGTGGCGCGTGGATGGGCGCGCCGCGGCTGTTGCAGGCCACCTCCCGTGAGTACGCCCAGCTCGGCGTCCGGCGGTCGATTGCGGCGCTCGTCCCCGGCTTCATCATCGCCCAGGCCGCCATCACGCTGGGCATCCCCATCTCGTTCAACAACATCATCATCTCGGGGGTCATCGGCGGCGGCCTCGCGGGCGGATCGGCGGGCGTCTCGCGGCGGAAAATCGGCGTCACGCTGGCCTTCTGGCTCGTCACGCTCGTCTCGTCGATAGCCCTCGGGTTCGGGCTCTACCGGGCCTTCGCGACGCTACTCGGCGTGTAG
- a CDS encoding DUF5822 domain-containing protein — protein MQVTFVTTIVVGAPLVAALSLTRELPTWSARAGFAIRVGAVVWFLVAVAVYLYARSQQT, from the coding sequence ATGCAGGTCACGTTCGTCACGACCATCGTCGTCGGCGCGCCCCTCGTGGCCGCGCTGTCGCTGACGCGCGAACTCCCCACCTGGAGCGCCAGGGCCGGGTTCGCCATCCGCGTCGGGGCCGTCGTCTGGTTCCTCGTCGCCGTCGCCGTCTACCTCTACGCGCGGTCCCAGCAGACGTAG
- a CDS encoding HAD family hydrolase, whose amino-acid sequence MTVEYDALVYDLDGTLVELDVDWDEVTAEAGAVLSARGVDTDGMNLWDVLETAEEKGLRRKVESVIEDHEREGARTSTRLPLADALPHDVPVGVCSLNAEAACRIALEVHGLDGHVGALVGRDTVDAHKPDPEPLLAVIRGLGTQPGQTLFVGDTQRDRRTAQLAGVPFQGVADRLDG is encoded by the coding sequence GTGACAGTCGAGTACGATGCGCTGGTGTACGACCTCGACGGGACGCTCGTCGAACTGGACGTGGACTGGGACGAGGTCACGGCCGAGGCGGGTGCCGTGCTGTCGGCCCGGGGCGTCGACACGGACGGGATGAACCTCTGGGACGTGCTCGAGACTGCCGAGGAGAAGGGGCTGCGACGGAAAGTCGAGAGCGTCATCGAAGACCACGAGCGCGAGGGCGCGCGCACGTCGACGCGCCTGCCACTGGCGGACGCTCTCCCGCACGACGTGCCCGTCGGGGTCTGCTCGCTCAACGCCGAGGCGGCCTGCCGCATCGCGCTGGAGGTCCACGGGCTGGACGGCCACGTCGGCGCGCTGGTGGGCCGTGACACCGTCGACGCGCACAAGCCCGACCCGGAGCCGCTGCTAGCGGTGATTCGCGGGCTCGGCACGCAGCCAGGCCAGACGCTGTTCGTGGGTGACACGCAACGGGACCGGCGCACGGCACAGCTAGCCGGCGTCCCCTTCCAGGGCGTGGCCGACCGTCTGGACGGCTGA
- a CDS encoding acyl-CoA dehydrogenase family protein, with the protein MELSPEQAAIRETVREVAVEEIRPVAADADAAESFPEDVWDTLADLDLTALTVPAEYDGFDADRLTYAIVNEELAYGSLAVATALSVHSLATSCIAEFGSEDVRERWLPEMAAGRPVGAFALSEPEAGSNPAEMETVAHRDGDAYVIDGEKQWITNGERSGVAVVFAKTDPDDPESITQFLVPKDADGLTVGPPEEKLGLRASDTTALTFDGVRIPAEHRLTEEGRGLAAALSILSGGRVGIAAQSVGLAQAALDEAIEYAQDREQFDAPISDIQSIRHKLAEMQTTVQAGRLLTRDAARRMDRGEDARMAASMAKYFASEGAMDVTNEAVQIHGGYGYVESDVERFYRDAKVTTIYEGTTQIQKTVIAREMLDRS; encoded by the coding sequence ATGGAGCTTTCGCCCGAGCAGGCCGCCATCCGCGAGACCGTCCGCGAGGTCGCGGTCGAGGAGATTCGTCCCGTCGCCGCGGATGCCGACGCGGCGGAGTCGTTCCCCGAGGACGTCTGGGACACGCTGGCAGACCTGGATTTGACCGCCCTGACCGTCCCCGCCGAGTACGACGGCTTCGACGCGGACCGTCTGACCTACGCCATCGTCAACGAGGAACTGGCCTACGGGTCGCTGGCGGTCGCGACTGCGCTCTCCGTGCACTCCCTTGCCACGTCCTGCATCGCCGAGTTCGGCAGCGAGGACGTCCGCGAGCGCTGGTTGCCGGAGATGGCGGCCGGCCGTCCCGTGGGTGCCTTCGCGCTCTCGGAACCCGAGGCCGGGTCGAACCCGGCGGAGATGGAGACGGTCGCGCACCGCGACGGCGACGCGTACGTCATCGACGGCGAGAAACAGTGGATAACCAACGGCGAACGCAGCGGCGTCGCCGTCGTCTTCGCGAAGACCGACCCCGACGACCCGGAGTCTATCACGCAGTTTCTCGTCCCGAAGGACGCCGACGGCCTGACCGTCGGCCCGCCGGAGGAGAAACTCGGCCTGCGCGCCAGCGACACCACCGCCCTGACCTTCGACGGCGTCCGGATTCCCGCGGAGCACCGCCTCACGGAGGAGGGTCGCGGGCTGGCGGCGGCGCTGTCGATTCTCTCCGGCGGGCGCGTCGGCATCGCCGCGCAGTCGGTCGGCCTGGCGCAGGCGGCGCTGGACGAGGCGATAGAGTACGCCCAGGACCGCGAGCAGTTCGACGCGCCGATCAGCGACATCCAGAGCATCCGGCACAAACTGGCGGAGATGCAGACGACCGTGCAGGCGGGGCGACTGCTGACACGCGACGCGGCCCGGCGGATGGACCGCGGCGAGGACGCCCGGATGGCCGCCAGCATGGCGAAGTACTTCGCCAGTGAAGGGGCGATGGACGTGACTAACGAGGCGGTCCAGATTCACGGCGGCTACGGCTACGTCGAGAGCGACGTCGAGCGGTTCTACCGCGACGCGAAGGTGACGACAATCTACGAGGGAACGACACAGATACAGAAGACCGTCATCGCCCGCGAGATGCTGGACCGGTCCTGA
- a CDS encoding alanyl-tRNA editing protein, which produces MTAPAAADPEVTDFSATVQRVEDRQVVLDETYFYPQGGGQPADRGVIGEREVVDVQSVDGEIRHTLAAVPDFAAGDTVAAAVDRDFRTYCMRAHTASHALYGAARRVCDDLGYGGFGIGEEKVRIDLDTPTTVDDDVLVELERLVNRAVWDSLPVTWEQRPRAAALGSDDVATTTTEAVAGQESVRVVEIEGWDTAVCGGTHVSNTREIGPVTVLDRSNPGEGLTRVEFAVGPVAIERRAEDHAAARRASAALDVPPAELDGAVDRLVEEHESLTEQVQDLREQVISARLSDLEGATVSRDGHAWLAGSVPTTDANALVEFAGRLVDQTADVVALVGEEGTYLAVATDGDVDASQVVDSVTAEFGGGGGGGPTTAQAGGLDADAEDVVAFLRGEN; this is translated from the coding sequence ATGACTGCGCCCGCAGCGGCCGACCCCGAGGTCACCGACTTCTCTGCGACCGTCCAGCGCGTCGAGGACCGCCAGGTCGTCCTCGACGAGACGTACTTCTACCCGCAGGGCGGCGGGCAGCCCGCCGACCGCGGCGTCATCGGCGAGCGCGAGGTCGTCGACGTCCAGTCCGTCGACGGCGAGATTCGCCACACGCTCGCCGCTGTGCCGGATTTCGCGGCCGGTGACACCGTCGCCGCCGCTGTCGACCGCGACTTCCGGACCTACTGTATGCGGGCCCACACCGCCAGCCACGCGCTCTACGGCGCGGCACGGCGGGTCTGCGACGACCTCGGTTACGGCGGCTTCGGCATCGGCGAGGAGAAGGTCCGCATCGACCTCGACACGCCGACCACGGTCGACGACGACGTGCTCGTCGAACTGGAGCGGCTGGTCAACCGCGCCGTCTGGGACTCGCTGCCCGTGACCTGGGAGCAGCGCCCGCGCGCGGCGGCGCTGGGTAGCGACGACGTCGCCACGACGACGACGGAGGCCGTCGCGGGTCAGGAGTCGGTCCGCGTCGTCGAAATCGAGGGCTGGGACACCGCCGTCTGCGGGGGCACGCACGTCAGTAACACACGCGAAATCGGACCCGTGACGGTGCTGGACCGCTCGAACCCCGGCGAGGGGCTGACGCGCGTGGAGTTCGCCGTCGGGCCGGTCGCCATCGAACGCCGGGCCGAAGACCACGCCGCGGCCCGGCGCGCCAGTGCCGCCCTGGATGTGCCCCCGGCGGAACTGGACGGGGCCGTCGACCGACTCGTGGAGGAACACGAGTCGCTGACCGAGCAGGTGCAGGACCTCCGCGAGCAGGTCATCTCGGCGCGGCTGTCGGACCTGGAGGGCGCGACGGTCTCCCGCGACGGCCACGCCTGGCTGGCCGGCAGCGTGCCGACGACGGACGCCAACGCGCTCGTGGAGTTCGCCGGACGGCTCGTCGACCAGACGGCGGACGTGGTCGCGCTGGTCGGCGAGGAGGGGACCTACCTCGCGGTGGCCACCGACGGGGACGTCGACGCGAGCCAGGTGGTCGACAGCGTCACCGCGGAGTTCGGCGGCGGCGGTGGCGGCGGCCCGACGACGGCACAGGCTGGCGGCCTTGACGCCGACGCCGAAGACGTCGTGGCCTTCCTCCGCGGCGAGAACTGA
- a CDS encoding helix-turn-helix domain-containing protein: protein MAKYSTGSGGSGAGESCELCGASDADLRTVNVAGAQLEVCPDCAEHDDTAKTTSASDDPDERERRKRAAQNTARMHDAQQGDASHWESGADYEDDQLPYLVKDYGERLTQARQDAGLQRGELAEELGVDEADLLALEQGRATQANVGGSVVAAVEEYLDVELAEA from the coding sequence ATGGCAAAATACTCGACCGGTAGCGGGGGGAGTGGTGCCGGCGAGAGCTGCGAACTCTGCGGTGCGTCCGACGCCGACCTGCGTACGGTCAACGTCGCGGGTGCTCAGCTTGAGGTCTGCCCCGACTGCGCCGAACACGACGACACCGCGAAGACGACGTCGGCCAGCGACGACCCGGACGAGCGAGAGCGCCGCAAGCGCGCCGCTCAGAACACCGCGCGGATGCACGACGCCCAGCAGGGCGACGCCTCTCACTGGGAGTCCGGCGCGGACTACGAGGACGACCAGCTCCCCTACCTCGTGAAGGACTACGGCGAACGCCTCACGCAGGCCCGCCAGGACGCGGGACTCCAGCGCGGGGAACTCGCCGAGGAACTCGGCGTCGACGAGGCCGACCTGCTCGCGCTCGAACAGGGACGCGCCACACAGGCCAACGTCGGCGGGTCCGTTGTCGCCGCCGTCGAGGAGTACCTCGACGTCGAACTCGCCGAGGCGTAG
- a CDS encoding FAD-binding protein has product MYEHDVIVVGAGGAGLRAAIAAHEEGADVALVTKLHPVRSHTGAAEGGINAALHEEDSWDLHAYDTMKGADYLSDAPAVDTFAQEAPEEVIQLEHWGMPFSREEDGKVSQRPFGGLSFPRTTYAGAETGHHLLHTMYEQVVKRGIEVYDEWYVTNLAVTDHDDPEQRECHGCVAYDIKSGEIAGFHATGGVILATGGLGQVFEHTTNAVANTGDGPAMAYRAGVPIEDMEFIQFHPTTLPSTGVLISEGVRGEGGILYNDEEERLMFEYGYANNDGELASRDVVSRAELTEVNEGRGIEDEYVHLDMRHLGEERILDRLENILHLAEDFEGVDGLEEPMPVKPGQHYAMGGIETDENGETCIDGLYAAGECACVSMHGANRLGGNALPELLVFGAQAGRHAADKDLAEAQIPVGPSAMSEDGDVDTPVAPGAIDASDEDVAADGAMVDADAVIEHAVEREKERIEMLLERDGINHAEVRDDIQESMTANVNVFREEDNLKQALEDIREAREQYQHVGVSDPSRTFNTDLIHTIETRNIIDLAEAITLGALAREEFRGAHWRKKHQERKDDEWLKHTMLQWNDGNPHLYYKPVILEGFEQTYEPKERSY; this is encoded by the coding sequence ATGTACGAACACGACGTTATCGTGGTCGGCGCTGGCGGCGCTGGCCTTCGCGCGGCGATTGCAGCGCACGAGGAAGGGGCCGATGTCGCCCTCGTGACGAAGCTCCACCCGGTGCGCAGTCACACGGGCGCGGCCGAGGGTGGCATCAACGCCGCACTCCACGAGGAGGACTCCTGGGACCTCCACGCCTACGACACGATGAAGGGGGCCGACTACCTGAGCGACGCCCCCGCGGTGGACACCTTCGCACAGGAGGCCCCCGAGGAGGTCATCCAGCTCGAACACTGGGGCATGCCCTTCTCCCGCGAGGAGGACGGCAAGGTCTCCCAGCGCCCCTTCGGCGGCCTCTCCTTCCCGCGGACGACCTACGCAGGTGCCGAGACCGGTCACCACCTGCTGCACACGATGTACGAGCAGGTCGTCAAGCGGGGCATCGAGGTCTACGACGAGTGGTACGTCACGAACCTGGCCGTCACCGACCACGACGACCCGGAACAGCGGGAGTGTCACGGCTGCGTGGCCTACGACATCAAGTCCGGCGAGATCGCCGGCTTCCACGCCACCGGCGGCGTCATCCTGGCGACGGGCGGCCTCGGGCAGGTCTTCGAGCACACCACCAACGCCGTCGCCAACACCGGCGACGGCCCGGCGATGGCCTACCGCGCGGGCGTCCCCATCGAAGACATGGAGTTCATCCAGTTCCACCCGACCACACTCCCCTCCACTGGCGTGCTCATCTCCGAGGGGGTCCGTGGCGAAGGGGGCATCCTCTACAACGACGAGGAGGAGCGCCTGATGTTCGAGTACGGGTACGCGAACAACGACGGCGAACTCGCCTCCCGCGACGTCGTCTCGCGGGCCGAACTCACCGAGGTCAACGAGGGCCGCGGCATCGAGGACGAGTACGTCCACCTGGACATGCGCCACCTCGGCGAGGAGCGCATCCTCGACCGTCTGGAGAACATCCTCCACCTCGCAGAGGACTTCGAGGGCGTCGACGGCCTCGAAGAACCGATGCCGGTCAAGCCCGGCCAGCACTACGCGATGGGCGGCATCGAGACGGACGAGAACGGCGAGACCTGCATCGACGGCCTCTACGCGGCCGGCGAGTGTGCCTGCGTCTCCATGCACGGCGCGAACCGCCTCGGCGGCAACGCGTTGCCGGAACTGCTGGTCTTCGGCGCGCAGGCCGGTCGCCACGCGGCCGACAAGGACCTGGCCGAGGCACAGATTCCCGTCGGCCCCTCGGCCATGTCCGAGGACGGCGACGTCGACACGCCCGTCGCGCCGGGCGCTATCGACGCCAGTGACGAAGACGTGGCCGCCGACGGCGCGATGGTCGACGCCGATGCGGTCATCGAGCACGCGGTCGAACGCGAGAAGGAGCGCATCGAGATGCTCCTGGAACGGGACGGCATCAACCACGCGGAGGTCCGCGACGACATCCAGGAGTCGATGACGGCCAACGTCAACGTGTTCCGCGAGGAGGACAACCTCAAGCAGGCCCTGGAGGACATCCGCGAGGCCCGCGAGCAGTACCAGCACGTCGGCGTCTCCGACCCCTCGCGCACCTTCAACACGGACCTCATCCACACCATCGAGACGCGCAACATCATCGACCTCGCCGAGGCCATCACGCTGGGCGCGCTGGCCCGCGAGGAGTTCCGCGGCGCGCACTGGCGCAAGAAACACCAGGAGCGCAAGGACGACGAGTGGCTCAAGCACACGATGCTCCAGTGGAACGACGGCAACCCGCACCTCTACTACAAGCCCGTCATCCTGGAGGGCTTCGAGCAGACCTACGAGCCGAAAGAACGTTCCTACTAA
- a CDS encoding succinate dehydrogenase/fumarate reductase iron-sulfur subunit, with the protein MSTLETTTETETEEVEQEREETPGDRRRELKRERAAERERRVEAELDDAENTRRLKVFRYDPEVEGKEEPRFDDFVVPYHKGMTILDALIYARDQYDSSLTFRHSCRQAVCGSDALFVNGRQRLGCKTQLGDLDDPIRIEPLPHQEVVKDLVVDMQHFYDQMHAVEPYFDPDDLPEGELAEQRQTPENREYVKMATRCIWCGACMSSCNIAAGDNEYLGPAAINKAYRFAMDEREGEDRKQERLRIIEQEHGVWRCQTQFSCTEVCPKDIPLTEHIQELKRESVKNNLKFW; encoded by the coding sequence ATGAGTACCCTCGAAACGACAACAGAGACCGAAACCGAAGAGGTCGAACAGGAGCGAGAGGAGACCCCCGGCGACCGCCGCCGCGAACTGAAACGCGAGCGGGCCGCCGAGCGCGAGCGCCGCGTCGAGGCGGAACTCGACGATGCCGAGAACACCCGCCGGCTGAAGGTCTTCCGCTACGACCCCGAGGTCGAGGGCAAGGAGGAACCCCGCTTCGACGACTTCGTCGTCCCGTACCACAAGGGGATGACCATCCTCGACGCGCTCATCTACGCGCGCGACCAGTACGACTCGTCGCTGACCTTCCGGCACTCCTGCCGGCAGGCCGTCTGTGGCTCCGACGCCCTCTTCGTCAACGGCCGCCAGCGCCTGGGCTGCAAGACCCAGCTAGGCGACCTAGACGACCCCATCCGCATCGAGCCGCTGCCCCACCAGGAGGTCGTCAAGGACCTGGTCGTCGACATGCAGCACTTCTACGACCAGATGCACGCCGTCGAGCCGTACTTCGACCCCGACGACCTGCCCGAGGGCGAACTCGCAGAGCAGCGCCAGACGCCGGAGAACCGCGAGTACGTCAAGATGGCGACGCGGTGTATCTGGTGTGGCGCGTGCATGTCCTCGTGTAACATCGCCGCGGGCGACAACGAGTACCTCGGCCCGGCGGCCATCAACAAGGCCTACCGCTTCGCGATGGACGAACGGGAGGGCGAGGACCGCAAGCAGGAACGGCTCCGCATCATCGAGCAGGAACACGGCGTCTGGCGCTGCCAGACCCAGTTCTCCTGTACCGAGGTCTGCCCGAAGGACATCCCGCTCACCGAGCACATCCAGGAACTCAAGCGGGAGTCGGTCAAGAACAACCTCAAGTTCTGGTAG
- a CDS encoding succinate dehydrogenase hydrophobic membrane anchor subunit has translation MAEHYSSFERGGRRWLFQRLTAVFLIGVLAFHFVLLHFVNHAAEVSFAGTNIRMSQIGYFATMWLFLVTATFHGVNGVYNALVNMGISGTRKRVVGGVLALAGVLLVVQGTRVAIAMTNLI, from the coding sequence ATGGCGGAACACTACTCCTCGTTCGAGCGCGGGGGCCGCCGCTGGCTGTTCCAGCGCCTGACCGCCGTGTTCCTCATCGGCGTGCTCGCCTTCCACTTCGTCCTGCTCCACTTCGTCAACCACGCCGCCGAGGTGTCCTTCGCCGGGACGAACATCCGGATGAGTCAGATCGGCTACTTCGCGACGATGTGGCTGTTCCTCGTGACGGCCACGTTCCACGGCGTCAACGGCGTCTACAACGCCCTGGTCAACATGGGCATCAGCGGCACCCGCAAGCGCGTCGTCGGCGGCGTGCTGGCGCTTGCCGGCGTGTTGCTCGTCGTCCAGGGAACCCGCGTCGCAATCGCAATGACCAACCTGATCTAA
- the sdhC gene encoding succinate dehydrogenase, cytochrome b556 subunit, protein MSQSYDRGTVEDFGRWREFSAGMWAWIFHKFTGWVLVGYLFTHIAVLSTSIGVDPASSAVAGQTDLYTTTLRGLEDLLIVRFLEVGLLAVAVFHILNGIRLLFVDLGLGLEVQDKSFYASLVLTGAIVVASIPTFLGGAI, encoded by the coding sequence ATGAGCCAATCGTACGACCGAGGCACCGTCGAAGACTTCGGACGGTGGCGGGAGTTCTCGGCCGGGATGTGGGCCTGGATTTTCCACAAGTTCACCGGCTGGGTGCTCGTCGGCTACCTCTTCACACACATCGCCGTACTGAGCACCTCTATCGGCGTCGACCCGGCGAGTAGCGCGGTCGCCGGCCAGACCGACCTGTACACGACGACGCTGCGGGGGCTGGAGGACCTGCTCATCGTGCGGTTCCTCGAAGTCGGCCTGCTCGCCGTGGCCGTCTTCCACATCCTCAACGGCATCCGCCTGCTCTTCGTGGACCTGGGACTGGGGCTGGAGGTCCAGGACAAGAGCTTCTACGCGTCGCTGGTGCTGACGGGCGCAATCGTCGTCGCGAGCATCCCGACGTTCCTGGGAGGTGCCATCTGA
- a CDS encoding MaoC family dehydratase: MDEYYEDVTVGETRSFGSYEVTREEIVDFAEKYDPQPFHTDPDAARNSMFGSLVASGWHTASISMRLLVDNYLNESGAMGSPGLESLRWLRPVRPGDVLSIEVRTTDKEPWDGDRGVVESHLETVRDDGETVMTWDSLVLFPRA; the protein is encoded by the coding sequence ATGGACGAGTACTACGAGGACGTGACGGTCGGCGAGACCCGTTCGTTCGGTTCCTACGAGGTCACGCGAGAGGAGATCGTGGACTTCGCCGAGAAGTACGACCCGCAGCCGTTCCACACGGACCCCGACGCCGCCCGCAACTCGATGTTCGGCAGCCTCGTCGCCAGCGGCTGGCACACCGCCTCCATCAGCATGCGCCTGCTTGTGGACAACTACCTCAACGAGTCGGGGGCGATGGGCTCGCCCGGGCTGGAGTCGCTGCGCTGGCTGCGCCCGGTCCGGCCCGGTGACGTCCTCTCCATCGAGGTCCGGACGACCGACAAGGAGCCGTGGGACGGCGACCGCGGCGTCGTCGAGTCCCACCTCGAAACGGTCCGCGACGACGGCGAGACGGTGATGACCTGGGACTCGCTCGTGCTCTTCCCGCGGGCCTGA
- the coxB gene encoding cytochrome c oxidase subunit II, with protein MNERRAGLAALFGAVLLAFIADPALAQSTADTNTEELIWGLNTWLLYLAIPITVLVEGILIYTVWKYRKNDEPQPTKENRRLEITWTVATAVILVAVGIGAYTVLAEPAVSAGATQELDSDQEPIEIQVTAQRYAWTFEYPNETVEEITGDSATVTRQSSLGESLVVPTDRPVRFNITSSDWLHAFHVPTMGLKKDAFPGQYNTLQTIVQRADRKHQLYCAEYCGSGHSQMLGTVETMSQDDFETWLANQAEE; from the coding sequence ATGAACGAACGACGTGCCGGCCTCGCCGCGCTGTTCGGTGCGGTTCTTCTCGCGTTCATCGCCGACCCTGCCCTGGCGCAGTCGACGGCGGACACGAACACGGAGGAACTCATCTGGGGGCTCAACACGTGGCTCCTGTACCTCGCGATACCCATCACAGTGCTGGTCGAGGGGATTCTCATCTACACGGTCTGGAAGTACCGCAAGAACGACGAACCCCAGCCCACGAAGGAGAACCGGCGGCTGGAGATTACCTGGACGGTCGCCACCGCCGTCATCCTCGTGGCGGTCGGCATCGGTGCGTACACCGTGCTGGCCGAACCCGCGGTCTCGGCGGGTGCGACCCAGGAACTCGACAGCGACCAGGAGCCCATCGAGATTCAGGTCACGGCCCAGCGCTACGCCTGGACCTTCGAGTACCCCAACGAGACGGTCGAGGAGATAACTGGCGATAGCGCGACGGTCACCCGGCAGTCCTCACTCGGCGAGTCGCTGGTGGTACCGACCGACAGACCGGTGCGGTTCAACATCACGTCGAGCGACTGGCTGCACGCGTTCCACGTCCCCACGATGGGGCTGAAGAAGGACGCGTTCCCCGGCCAGTACAATACGCTCCAGACGATCGTCCAGAGAGCCGACCGGAAACACCAGCTCTACTGCGCCGAGTACTGCGGCTCCGGCCACTCGCAGATGCTGGGCACCGTCGAGACGATGTCCCAGGACGACTTCGAGACCTGGCTGGCGAACCAGGCCGAAGAGTAA